A region of the Phaeodactylum tricornutum CCAP 1055/1 chromosome 1, whole genome shotgun sequence genome:
AACTTCGAGAGAATATCGCTTGGTGCCACTGGCAGAAAAGCTGCATCGGCTTCACCCGCAACCGCTCGAGCGAGTTGCGTCTTAAAGAGGAGTTAGAAATGtcagcaacaaaattgttTGCGCAGCAATGCTTGTGATGGAAGAGAGCTTACCTTTCCACACCCCGGAGGTCCATACAGCAATATTGACGATGGCATTGCTCGAATACCAGCAAATACTGAGCTAGTGATGGACAGCGGAAGACCAGCAGGTAACAAGATTTCTGCGATGCGCACTTTTGCGGCTCCGTGACCCACAATGTCCTTGAATTTGATCTTTCCAGGGGCAAATTTGTTATCCCTCACTTCTTCCATTGCATTCTCTGGTGGGGTTTTTCGTTTCGCTGTGCAGGGAAGAAAGTCCGCATTTTCGTCTACGACTACCTCCTGACGTGATTCCACACTCACCGTTGCACCTCCTTTCATACTTGCAGTTGAAGAAACGACCATGTTGGAAATTTAAGGAGGAATGACAAGCAGTAGCTCTAGTTTGGATCATACGCATTGCAAACCGGAAAACAGGAATTCTGCAAAAATGTCACGTATCCGAGACATGCGTGTTTTGGCTAAAAaatttaactgtaaaatggTTTCTCCCTCCGTATCGTTTTTCCGCGTAGAGCACAAAAACTTTGCCCCCGGTAACGGAAATATAACGGTCATGAGAGTCGCTGTTAAAATCAATTTTGACACCACTCATATAAGACCAAAGTCTAACGTAAAGCATAAATCAAATGCCGGCCAAGTCAGCGGGGGGATGCAATTATAGCAAACAGCGAATATATGGCGAAGCGAGCTATCTTTACACCAACTCACATCAATGACGTGCAGGTATTTAAGATGCTTGCCTTGGCGAAaagctcttcttcggaaaagaCAACCTAGGCAAGAGATTTCAGGAGCTTGTCGCCATTTATGATCTTGGAAGTGCAGATAATGATATGGAACGGGAACCCAGGGCGTTTGGATAGAAAGCGCAAGGCCGCAATTTCCATGTACGTCACCCCGCCAACGTACATAACCATCAAAGTAGGTTTTTTCTTGCCTTGTGTATCTTGATCGGTGTCTGCCCCTAGCTTCTTCATTGGCCGTTTCAGCGCAGCAGACAACTCTTCGGGCGGATTCTGTTGAATTACATCAATCAGTCGTCCTGGGAGTTCTCGCAAAATTTCAGACCTAGTGTTCCACCCTTTGACAGCAGTCTGTAGGATGCGAACCGAGAGCGGAGCGTAGCCACTGGATACATACGAAATATCATCAGGGTCGACAGTATCGACCTCAGCATTTATCAAATGCACCGATTTGCGCAGGTTATTGAAAGGTGACGTCGTGTCCATCCAAAGCCCTTCACGTCGACTCAACAACCCGGCCAATTCTAAATTTTCAAGGACAAACAAATACTCATACCCGTAGGTTTGAACAATGTCACGACGCAAAGCATCATATCGAGAAGACTTAATTCCATTGGAGCACAATGACTGCAAACAAAGAAGTCGGAAGAATTTGAAAGGCGCATACTGGTAAGCAACGAGGTCTTCTAGCGTTTCGTAGCAGGTTTCGCCTTCAAGCATGGCTCGCTCTGTTTGCCAGCGTTCACGAAACAAAGGTTCTTCACTTGTTTTTTTCACAAGTTCAGCCAAATGAATGTGGTTCGTCAAAGAGCGTAGATTCTGTGTAAACATTGGAATATTCTTGACAAATTGATGGATTTCGCTCAAatcttttttctttccttgACTAGTAAATTCCGCGTGAGATTGTCTGAGGGCCATTGCCTGATTTTGCAAGAACGAACCAAACTTTTCCACGTGTTGATTACGGACTTCGTTGTATAGACTGTCGCTTGCATTGACGCCCAAGGAGACAATTTCGCGTTTCGCATCACTCTTTTTCTCGGTGCTGTCCTCGGGATTTATGACATCCACATCCACATTGATAAAACCGCAATCAATACCGACAACATCATCCAAGAGACCTTCGTATGTAAGAGGCGTCAGCATTGGTGTTACCATATCCACCTTGCGGTCAATGATCACCAAGGCATCGACTTGTCCCCCCATGACCTCACCCACTTCCTCTTCTACTCGATCCCGAGCGAGGTACTCGTCTACTGTTATATCTAGCGTCTTGCGCACGACCTCCTCGCCCAAGGCACCGTAAGATTGAATATGCGGAATTTTACCCACGACATCTTGCAGCTTCAAAATACTACGAGCAACTGTTGTGATCAGATTGCTCGGAGTTTGCTCGACTTCGGATTCTCTGACGGCATCATCGTATTCTAAGGACAGAATATCCGTTTCGAGCGGAAATATATCCATTTGAAGCTGCTGGATCGAGACGTTAGGAGAAGTCGTGAGCCCCATATTGTTCAGAATCTTTCGGATCAAAGCCGAGGCTTGCGGTAAGTAGACAACTCGATGATGAATTCGgatttgcttcttccatgcGTGAATTCGTCGGGCAGCGAGTTGCGTTTGGGCAACATCGGTGGGTCGCAAAAAATATGTGACAACATCTATCTGTTTTCCGTCACGGTAGTTGTCCCAGGATGTTGCGTCGTCCGGAAAAGCCGACTGCGGAGTTTCGTCTGCCTTTTCATGGTTGTGCAATACTATCGTTCCCACGACATTTATTGTTTTGGGATATTGGAACGAGTTCAGATCATCCCagttctttttcttccccTTGAAGGTTCTCGTATGAGGGTCCGACATCACTTGACGAAGCAGTAAGGTGCGCAACGACTCGGTGCCAAACACCAATAGTTGTCGAAATGTTGAGGATGCACTGTGGGGGTCGGATTCCAACAGGCCCAAAAGCTGCTCGCGGTTGTCGACGCGCAAGGCTACCGGCAACACAGGTACCGGATTCAACGCCGTCGGTGGCGGCAGGATGATATCCGCCTCCTTTTCGGCGACAATTACGGTTTGTGATCCTATGTCTTCCATGATTTAACTACAGTGACGATATGAAGAATTTGTTGCATAGCTTCATGCCTGCTGCCGGTCTAGAGGTTTATAACGGTATGCAGACGTTTCACCAAACATTGCGTCGCGCTCTGCGGTATTGCCAGTCTACTAGGATTCACAAGTCTTTTTTACGAGAACTCAAAAGCAACGACAAAAAGCTTGTCACAAAGGACTTCCCCTTTCGAGTCACATCagctttacagtcaatatcAAAATTGTAGGGGTTTCTCACTGGACCTAAATTAGCCCAAGGCCACAATGGCGTTGCCATCTCATCGAACCAAGGGCACAAACTTCCACAATGACATCCAAAATCAAAGGCGAACCCGAAAAAGACCCATACGATGTGTTAGGAATCAAATTCAACGCATCCGATGCCGACATCACCAGGGCTTATCGAAAGCTAGCCCTAAAATTCCATCCAGACAAGCAGCGCAGCACCCTCTCCAGTGCCCAACAAGAAAAGAATGCCCAAGACTTTCAAGACATTCAGATCGCCCGAGCCTACTTGTTAGATCCAGAACATGCGGAATCACGGAGAAACTACGATAGCAAGCGCGCGTCGATTTCGGCCCGTCAGGCGGCGGACGCTGCTCGTGAAAAGGGAATGTCGGAACGTCGAAAGCGTATGCGAGACGAGTTACGCCAAGGAGAGGAACAAGCCTCGAAACAACCAACCCTAAGACCAAAGGCTACTAGTAGAAGTAAGAGCGAGAATGAGATGGTAGACAAACTGAGGAAACAGGGAGCCGAGATGAGGGAAGAATATGGGGATCGTGCAGCTACCGAAGCTGCTAAGGAACACGCAAGAAATAGTTCCCAAGCTAAGGAAGTCAGGcgaaaacaaaaggaaagtcgGGAAGACCGCCAACTGAGATTGAAATGGAGCCGCAGGAAAATTAAGATAAGCCCCTCGGAGCATTCGCTTGCGACACTCCTGTCCAAGTACGGTATGGTGGAATCTGTTGAAATGCTCGGTTCAAAAGGGAACTCCGCATTGGTGACCTTTGCCGAGACGGCTAGCTGTGGTCCTGTAGTGGACGCATTTGCCGAATCAGAAGAAATGCGAGCCACTTTCGTGGGGAGGCGCAGAGATCGAGAAGAAAATAGCAAAAGCGCGGACGATGACCCTCTCGAAGCCACCTTACCAAGATCTCGCGACACAGAGGATGTTGATGATTGGAAAACGCGACAAGGTGCTGAGCGGGAGCGTATACTTCGTGAAATGGAGtcagaagaaagcaaagccACGACGCGCGAAAACCGCACGGAGTCGAAGCGAAAAGCCGAGCGAGGATCTAGCCATCCCTTTCCACTGGACTTTCCGTCTACGGATGAATATCGGATTCTCTCTCCAATTGAAAAACTTGAAAAGGCCGAGATCGAAATTTTCGGTCAGTTGTTCAGTGCAGAGGAGCTGAGAAGTCTACGACCTTTTGGACAGTGAGTATTAGCATTATTTACAACTTTAGTTTATATTCGGCAGGATGACTTCATATACTTGTGATAGATCGTCGGCATTCACGCCAAAGTAGGTTCGAAATACATCGTAAAGTAGAAATTGACCTGCAATAATGCTTGACGCCCAAATTGATCGACTGCCAAGTCCTCGAAACAAAGCACTGACACCTTCCTTTTCAATCATGACCATTGAACCTTCAATAACACCAAGACTGGATCGGCGCCCACTGCTATTCCGAGCGACGTATGTCAGGACAGAATCAGCAGGCTGCGAAACGACTGAAGATAGAGCCCCCGAAAAAGCTCCTGCCAAGAGGCTTACCCCTAGAGCCGTCCACGTTGCATCCCGGAGCGAAGGCATCGCCGTGAAGATTGCCTCACATGCACGTTCAAACGCCAAAAACTTGACGGATCCAAAAATAACTTGGCGCGTCAGTAGCGAAGGGAGCCCCGCGTACGTTGCTCTCCAACCTTGTTGTGGATCCTCGTTTGCGATTCTACGCAGAGTCCCTATCACTCCTAACTCGCGATAGGTTTCGGGTTCCGCCACAGCCCGAATCCGTGCAGCTTCTAAGGGAGTGAGACCAAAGCTGGCCACGACTGAGGCCAATGCACCGGCGACGAGCGCTATTTCTGTCGAGTGCGCCATCGCAACTTCCGGCGACAACACAGTTTGTGCCAAAGAGCGTTTAAATAAGGTATAACATGGGTACACAGATAGCCCGTACCAAAAGTACCCAGCCAGTGTAGCTTGAGCACCCAGTAACAGACCTCCGACACCTTCCGTGCTAGCAATACTGACGGCCGCATCAACAACGCCTTTGTACTGGTCGGGATTCGTTTGCGCTCGGGTCTTTACCACATCCAGAGGAATAACCACAGAATGGGTCAGGGCACAGCCAGTAGCCCCACTGATTCCAAACAGTGTGTACGTGTGGGACGAGAACGAGGGTAGCTCGCGCGTCAAAGGTACAGCTGCCAACGGCCCAAACGTCGTGGCAGTGGCCGTCTGGCCAAATTCCTCATCGATTCCCACTTCGTAGAGGGAGAGTTGTGGTAAAATCGCGAAGGCACTGTTGTTGTCTATCGCACAAGCTTGATACTTAGCAGGTAAGAGCGCCGCAAGATCTCCCGATAATAGTGTTTGTGTAGTCGCCAAGTCGTTTGCACTGGCTTTGGGCGGAAATGGTGATCTATTGGCGATCGATGACAGGCAACCTAGTGGCTGCTGATCAACCGGTAACGTAGCAAACAACAAGCCAATATGCCGTTTGGCATCTGGTTTGGAGCCGTATCTCTCCATGAACAAATCAAAAAGCTTCTGGTATGACTCCCGAGGGTCTTGTCGCTTTTCCAAATACGGATCGAAGGCCAACTCGACCGATTTGGCAAGCGAGCCGAACGAGCGACCCATTTTTTGACGTTGTTTGTCGTCGGGTAAAAGGGAAACATCTCGCTGTAGTGTTTGCCACCAATCGTTGACACCCGAATCATAGTGAATCAGAAATCGTGCCGCGTACGTACAAAAGACAGCCGGTATATAGCCGCTAGACCCGGCTGATACTTGAGCACGATCCAAAGGCTTCCATTGTCCGTGACCGATCAAAACATTTTCTAGAGGTTCATTGGCTGTGATGGCACCCGTCCCCGTAGTGACTGCTGCCTGAGCGACAGCTGGAAGCAATACCGCGGCAGAAGCGATCGAGATGAGAGCGTTCCTTCGACTGCTGGGGTCGGTACTGGTTTTGTACCTGTCCACGGAATCTTTCTCACTAAGGGACTGTGAAAACAGACCAGGAGTCGATTTTGCGTACCGGGACGTTGTGCTCGTCCGAACTGACAAGCTAGACAGCGGAATCAATGCATGGCAATAGTACCGTGTACAGCAGAGTAGCAGAAGTATTCCTGGCGCCGATTTCGGAAAACAACCTTTCGCGCGATTGGCGTAATGGTGGGCCGAATTTCTGTCGGTCAGAGCATCTTTGTCATCGGCATTCGGCCGAgaaggaggaggaagagaTTTGGAATGACGTTTCAAAGCATTGTGCTCGACACCTTTCATACTAGTATTTCGTGGAGGCTTGCACTCGAAGGAGACAATGTCAATTTGAAAAAATTGATTTCCTTGTGAGATGAGAGAACAGATGCTCTCCAATCTCTAACCCGTCATGGTTCCGTTTTTTGAGCACCGGTCATGAAATTCTCCACGAACGGGTTCTTTCTCCCCAAGTTGAAGTACCGACTCCCTTGAACACCTGTTTGGCGCGTCGTAAACATGTCCGGGTTATGTGAAATTTCCACAAGCAATTTTGTCCGGTTTTCACTGTCGGTCGAGTCACTCTACTCTCTACTAGTCAGTTTGGTTCGGTGTTTTTGACACCTGCACACAAACTCGGAAACAAGAGAAATACGAACGGCATCATGGGGGTACACATGATTGTGAGGTCAATGGCAATGCTTTTGGCATATTTTTGTTTGGGAGTAACCACCGCCTTTGCGCCACGGCACTTTACATTGACGAACAACGTCAGATCAGTGCACGCGCATTCTACTTCGGCAATGAATCTCGCAGTCGATCCTTCCTTGCTCGACGGCTCcgcgttgtcgttgttgacgCCATCCTTCATGACGTCCTTCGCCAGCAGCGCACTCATCGCCACGATTGATTCCGATATTGCCAGTATTCCTGTGAACGAATTTGCCCCCGTATTTGCTGGAGGCATGGCAGTCATGTTTGGTGGCGTGTTATCGGCCATTATTACGGGTGCCATACTAGAAAAACGTGATTTGTACGCTACGGTTGTGGCAGCCTCCTACGCCCAAGGTGGAGACGGAGACgaagaattttggaagagtCTGTCGGATGAAGAAAAACTCAAAGCCAAAGACATGGTACAAAAACTCAAGGCGGCAGGGAACGAAGGTGCTGCGATGGAATTGGAGCAAATGATGACTAACGAGGGGACGTCGAATACGCCTTCGGCTACCACAGCATCTTCCGGTAGCGAAACCGTGAAGAAAGGGGTGGATAACAAGAAAGCAGACATGTTTAGTGACTACGGGGAGTAGAAGTTACTCAATCTCCAGCTACACATACATACCGCACTTGTTTCACTACTTTTTCAATCACAAACCTTTCTGGACGCATTTCGTATCGCTTTTTTTAGAGAGCTCGTTCGCATTTCGTACTAATAGTAACAACGCACCTATCTTACAACTCTACACCAAAGCTCCATCGCGCGCGAAATAGTCTACTACGCAATCTCGTTGCGGTTGCGCACAAAGTGCTCGCAAATGGACTGCAATTGACTCGCATTCGTTTTCTGAGCGATCCCCAAAAGATATTCTGCCGTATCGTGGGTCACCGCCGGCTGCAAGATGCTCTCACATATTTGTTTCAGATGGTCTAAAAAGAATCGGTCGGATAGCTCCAGCATTTCGACCACGCGAGTCAAGCTCCGATCCCGATCTTGATTGGCCATATCCATTTTTGGTAAGGCTCCCGTGTAGACGTACTCCATCACGGATAAGAACGACGCGTGGCTGCAATCAGGTATTTCGATCTCCATCGCTTCCGACTCGCGAAACCCGGTTGTGAACATGGCACGGAAACAATCCGAAACAATGGACAATACCATTTTATGACCGTAAACCTTCTCCCCCTGAACGACGAAAGTGACGTCCGAAAATTCTTCATCGTTAAAAAAGTGCCGCAAACGACGTTCGAAGAGTTGAACGCTGGTAGGCTCTGATACCAGCGCATGCGGGGGAGGGTCTGTATCGAGAACAAAGAAATCGTTCAAATAATCAGATCCGCACGAGCCACCAAAAACAAATATTTTGCGATGCACCGCCGTCGCCGTGTGACCAGCACGCCTCCCAGGTCCCGTACCGTCGATCAATACCGCGGGTACCGAGTCCTCGTCATTGGGATTCGGAGAAACGTTGGGCAATGCCGGTTGACGATGTCGAGCCGCCATATCACGAGCGTGCCAATCAGCGCGGCTACTCGTAAAGGAACCTAACGAAAGCGATGCACCGTCCTGTCCCCCTCCTTGCTGAGGTGGGCGGGCGACGGCCTCTTGATTGGCATCTAGGCTGTTATCTTGCTGAGCACCTCCGAAGGTGAAACGGGGAGTCTCTTCGAGATGACCGTACATATGAGATTGACCATCGTCTAGTGTGTGACTTCCACCGAAGCGAAATGTTCCCGTAGTCTCGTGTTCTGAATCGTGGTGGCCGTTGCGGCCAGTCTCGTACTGGGTGACATCTAGCCAAGCCATTGTCTGACGGTCTAGAATTTGCAAATCCTGGAAGCACTTGGCGGACGTACCGCTACCACCAAACAAGTACAGCCGTCCACGCAGTGCCGTCAAAGTCATACCTGCACGAGGATGAGGTAGTACACCACCAACTCGCGGACAGGTCCATGTATTCGTGGCCGTGTCAAGTATGTGAATGTCATTCAAACGCTCTGTACCGTTCCAGCCACCGAAAACGAACAACTCCTGCGTTTCTTCCAGAAAGGCCGACGAATGGTTAGCGCGTTGCTGAGGAATCGCCCCCGTCGTTTCAACTCGTCTCCAGGTCAAGGTTTCCACATGCAAGGCATGCAAGTCATTCAAATATTCCCGTCCGTTCCCGCCTCTGAAGACAAAAACTTCTTTTAACGCAGACACGTAATCTGCGGAATGCATATTGCAAGGTCCGGGCGGCGTTCCTTTGATGGGAGGCTGGTACCATCGCAATTGTCTGCCAGCGCCACTAATATCTAGAACATGCATGTCGGAAGCGGCTAGCGGCCCTGTCCCTAGCCATCCACCAATGATGATAACTCGCCCattctcttcgtcgtcgggatCCGCGGCCAGCGTGGCGGAGTGTCCGTTCCGCCCCGGAGGTGGGGTGCCCTGGACTAGAAAACTGGGATCGCCGAGAAAATTAGAGCCCTGTCCTTCCGTTCCCATCGCGTGGTGAGGACGAAACCAGCGTTGCTCTAGAATGCTATAAATCAGTAAGGTCATGTGGTTGCGACGGCCGTCGTAGCCACCAAAGCAAAACAGATAATCGCCAAAGTGGGTGACCGAATGGTTTTTTATAGTTGGACAGCCCACTCGACTGGCGGACTGTTCGGTCCAGCGCATCCTATCCATGATGATACTGCTTTCCGGCTCTAGTTACGTAATGTTATCGCAGCCAAAGGACCCAACTGATTAAACGGCTGGTGGGATTGAGAGACTCAGAGTCTTGCGGGGGGCCGAAATGGAACCAAATCCGCAAACCAGCagaatctcacagtcaaacaatTCCAAAGTTAGGCGCTTCGTTCGACGAACCTTCGCAGTTCGTCAGTCAGTCACTAGCTCGAGTGCACTGTATTTGACTATCGTATCTTTCTCGTTGACTGACAAAATGGGGATAGGACCCGGCGAATGACAGTGGTCGGCTTGTGTAGGAAAGCTCCGTCTGTTCTGTTCCTGTCGTACGGCAACACATCATGCATTTCGTTCTTGTTCGTCCCTCACGGGTGGGTTCCTCCTGTACGTGTTCGGAAACGTACTTTCGCTTTCGTTAACAGTGTGAAGCCTCCAGGAGCACAATCGCCTTAATGTTGATACCACTTTCATGGGACCGATGTCAGCTTTCATTCACGCTTGAAGTTATAACGACACGCAATCCAAACACAGCTTCGTTCAGGCGGACACCCTGACAACGGACTGCGTCAGTTCGGGATACCCCTGGGAAGAACTTGACACCAGGATGGGAACGCACACGTCTTTGGTAGAGGTCAACTCCTCTTTGTAGAGTCGAGGATCACTACCTGTCGTTATCGCAGAGACACATTCTAGTCGACTGATTTTGGCGGCAGGCGAACCATCGtcaagtgactgtgagcgcaAAGCGCACGCCAAACCGATCAGTTTGCAAAAGCTACCTCGGGTTGGTGGTTCTGTAGCAGTAAATTAGAATACTAGTGCAGAGTCAGAGCGAATCTATTAGAACTAATGATGGACGACACATTACTAATCAGATTACTTTTTTTTGGACGCATTCATAGCAAGAGAATATAGAAGAGTACCAGCAATGGCAATAGAGGAACCGACAATGGAACCCGTACTCATCGGAGTCTTGAAGGCAATCACCGACGCAACAATAATTACGACGCGCTTGATCGTGTTACCCACAGCATGCGTGACTGGGTTGACTTTTCCGAGTGCCAAAAATGCCACCTCGTTGTAGGCGTAGTAAGAAGCACCCGAAAGCCCGATCAGCATGGCCAGAGATTTCCTCGTGTACTCACCCTTCGCCACAACCTGGGAAAAGGCGGAAAAGAAACTGGTTCCCTCCATTGCGAGCATGGCCGGAATAAGAATCAACGTGGACATGGCAGTTAGGACGGCGTAGAGATTTTGTGCGTCTAGGTTCTCGCCCATTTTCTTGCCACTCATagtcttcttcgacaacacGCCGCGAGCGGCAGAGGACACGTTGGAGAGCATGGCCGAACCAAGAGCCAACCAGGTGAAAGAAAGCTCCTTCAGCGAAGCAATGGCAACACCTCCAATAATGGGGAGAAGCGTAGCGTAGACGGGAAGAGGCAAGATTTGCCCCAACAGGAGTGCGTTCAAAGCGCACGTGACAACTGGCTCGGAAGCCTTGACAATGTGCGCAAAAGAGACGGCTCCCGCACCAAGGGCAATCACAGCACCCACGTGAACTCCAGTGTGGCACAAAGCAATCGGGAGGAGAGTCTTGAGCTCGGAAGCATTGAGCTTGGGAGCTTTGCGGATTCCGAGAACCCACAATGGAACAAAGTACGCAAGTCCGGCAGCCATTTGGATAGTAGCGACAGTCCACGGGTAAGCGAGGACATTCAATGCTTGCTTGTTGTAAATATTGTAGGCAATATTGAAGAGATACCAGAGAGCAAAGTAGCTCCCGACCTGGAGTGTTTCCACCAAAGGGTTTCCTTTGGGCTGCTCAGCAGCCTTGGCACCCCCTACCGAAGACAGCGCCAAAGAGGTTTGAGGTCTCAACTTTTCCAGCCTGAAGTAGAAGCAGACGTAACGATCGGAAGTGAGAAAGAAGGTTGACTAGATTAAGTATTGATCCCGTTTAAAAAGCCAACGGTTTGACTGCGAGACAAAATTGTTTGTCTCGTGGACATGCCGACGTCGACGTGTCCCACGTCGAACAAGATACACTCACTCCGTGGTGGGAAAGGGAGTTTGTTTGTGGATGGCCGACTGGGTAGCCCCGGCATGGTTCTTGACGGCTGCACCAGGAGCAAAAGCACTTGCCCTGGCAGACACGCCAACCGACAGAGTCAAAACGACTAAAGCTCGCTTCATCATCATGATGCCACTACTTTTTCTCGCTCAGAAAGTGGGCTGACACTGAGCGTGGTCCCCAAAATAAGCGAGTGCGACGGAAAAGGGACGCCGATTGTTGCGACGTTGGCCGCGATATTTcacactgactgtgagtgcgtGTTGGTTTTTTTTTTGGATGGGAGGAGCGGATCGAATCTCGATCGACTGACGTCTGTACGAAAAAGCAACCTGGAAACATGGGGTTCaaaatttcaaaattgtcacCTTTCGTGAATGGGCCAATCCACAGTCGATCAACCAATCGTAGGACACTAAAAATCATCGAATCACGCGGGAATTGGGTGCACACCACGTGGAACCGTAAACTGgctgtgacagtgaaaccgACCGAAGATGATACTACCATCAAATTGATGCGGGGGGCTGCGATGCAATGTCGATTTCGATACATGTCATGAAGAATCATTCTATTTGCGGCTCTCCAATACAAAAGTAGCATCGTAGATCACACACGGCACAATAACACAAGTTACCCTTCCTTTTCGGCACAGGCTTAGACTCGCGCCCATTCATCCGTTCGCCTGATCCGAAAAGATAGCTGACGACCGGAAACTCTCAGATATATTTTCACCATGCGCATCGGAAAGCCCCTTCGCAAGTCCCGCGCTTGGAAGAAGGTTGGAGTCAATGGCACACCCAAATATGTATCCCCTGAGAGCGTTGTTGGGAGAATCAATT
Encoded here:
- a CDS encoding predicted protein codes for the protein MGVHMIVRSMAMLLAYFCLGVTTAFAPRHFTLTNNVRSVHAHSTSAMNLAVDPSLLDGSALSLLTPSFMTSFASSALIATIDSDIASIPVNEFAPVFAGGMAVMFGGVLSAIITGAILEKRDLYATVVAASYAQGGDGDEEFWKSLSDEEKLKAKDMVQKLKAAGNEGAAMELEQMMTNEGTSNTPSATTASSGSETVKKGVDNKKADMFSDYGE
- a CDS encoding predicted protein, which produces PLTRELPSFSSHTYTLFGISGATGCALTHSVVIPLDVVKTRAQTNPDQYKGVVDAAVSIASTEGVGGLLLGAQATLAGYFWYGLSVYPCYTLFKRSLAQTVLSPEVAMAHSTEIALVAGALASVVASFGLTPLEAARIRAVAEPETYRELGVIGTLRRIANEDPQQGWRATYAGLPSLLTRQVIFGSVKFLAFERACEAIFTAMPSLRDATWTALGVSLLAGAFSGALSSVVSQPADSVLTYVARNSSGRRSSLGVIEGSMVMIEKEGVSALFRGLGSRSIWASSIIAGQFLLYDVFRTYFGVNADDLSQVYEVILPNIN
- a CDS encoding predicted protein; amino-acid sequence: MDRMRWTEQSASRVGCPTIKNHSVTHFGDYLFCFGGYDGRRNHMTLLIYSILEQRWFRPHHAMGTEGQGSNFLGDPSFLVQGTPPPGRNGHSATLAADPDDEENGRVIIIGGWLGTGPLAASDMHVLDISGAGRQLRWYQPPIKGTPPGPCNMHSADYVSALKEVFVFRGGNGREYLNDLHALHVETLTWRRVETTGAIPQQRANHSSAFLEETQELFVFGGWNGTERLNDIHILDTATNTWTCPRVGGVLPHPRAGMTLTALRGRLYLFGGSGTSAKCFQDLQILDRQTMAWLDVTQYETGRNGHHDSEHETTGTFRFGGSHTLDDGQSHMYGHLEETPRFTFGGAQQDNSLDANQEAVARPPQQGGGQDGASLSLGSFTSSRADWHARDMAARHRQPALPNVSPNPNDEDSVPAVLIDGTGPGRRAGHTATAVHRKIFVFGGSCGSDYLNDFFVLDTDPPPHALVSEPTSVQLFERRLRHFFNDEEFSDVTFVVQGEKVYGHKMVLSIVSDCFRAMFTTGFRESEAMEIEIPDCSHASFLSVMEYVYTGALPKMDMANQDRDRSLTRVVEMLELSDRFFLDHLKQICESILQPAVTHDTAEYLLGIAQKTNASQLQSICEHFVRNRNEIA
- a CDS encoding predicted protein; the protein is MTSKIKGEPEKDPYDVLGIKFNASDADITRAYRKLALKFHPDKQRSTLSSAQQEKNAQDFQDIQIARAYLLDPEHAESRRNYDSKRASISARQAADAAREKGMSERRKRMRDELRQGEEQASKQPTLRPKATSRSKSENEMVDKLRKQGAEMREEYGDRAATEAAKEHARNSSQAKEVRRKQKESREDRQLRLKWSRRKIKISPSEHSLATLLSKYGMVESVEMLGSKGNSALVTFAETASCGPVVDAFAESEEMRATFVGRRRDREENSKSADDDPLEATLPRSRDTEDVDDWKTRQGAERELRRKQSHDARKPHGVEAKSRARI
- a CDS encoding predicted protein — protein: MEDIGSQTVIVAEKEADIILPPPTALNPVPVLPVALRVDNREQLLGLLESDPHSASSTFRQLLVFGTESLRTLLLRQVMSDPHTRTFKGKKKNWDDLNSFQYPKTINVVGTIVLHNHEKADETPQSAFPDDATSWDNYRDGKQIDVVTYFLRPTDVAQTQLAARRIHAWKKQIRIHHRVVYLPQASALIRKILNNMGLTTSPNVSIQQLQMDIFPLETDILSLEYDDAVRESEVEQTPSNLITTVARSILKLQDVVGKIPHIQSYGALGEEVVRKTLDITVDEYLARDRVEEEVGEVMGGQVDALVIIDRKVDMVTPMLTPLTYEGLLDDVVGIDCGFINVDVDVINPEDSTEKKSDAKREIVSLGVNASDSLYNEVRNQHVEKFGSFLQNQAMALRQSHAEFTSQGKKKDLSEIHQFVKNIPMFTQNLRSLTNHIHLAELVKKTSEEPLFRERWQTERAMLEGETCYETLEDLVAYQYAPFKFFRLLCLQSLCSNGIKSSRYDALRRDIVQTYGYEYLFVLENLELAGLLSRREGLWMDTTSPFNNLRKSVHLINAEVDTVDPDDISYVSSGYAPLSVRILQTAVKGWNTRSEILRELPGRLIDVIQQNPPEELSAALKRPMKKLGADTDQDTQGKKKPTLMVMYVGGVTYMEIAALRFLSKRPGFPFHIIICTSKIINGDKLLKSLA
- the Tpt3 gene encoding plastidic triose-phosphate/phosphate translocator (similar to triose phosphate/phosphate translocator, possesses N-terminal bipartite plastid targeting signal): MMMKRALVVLTLSVGVSARASAFAPGAAVKNHAGATQSAIHKQTPFPTTELEKLRPQTSLALSSVGGAKAAEQPKGNPLVETLQVGSYFALWYLFNIAYNIYNKQALNVLAYPWTVATIQMAAGLAYFVPLWVLGIRKAPKLNASELKTLLPIALCHTGVHVGAVIALGAGAVSFAHIVKASEPVVTCALNALLLGQILPLPVYATLLPIIGGVAIASLKELSFTWLALGSAMLSNVSSAARGVLSKKTMSGKKMGENLDAQNLYAVLTAMSTLILIPAMLAMEGTSFFSAFSQVVAKGEYTRKSLAMLIGLSGASYYAYNEVAFLALGKVNPVTHAVGNTIKRVVIIVASVIAFKTPMSTGSIVGSSIAIAGTLLYSLAMNASKKK